Proteins encoded in a region of the Candidatus Nitrosomarinus catalina genome:
- a CDS encoding V-type ATPase subunit: MTYATVKAYSLKGKLLSKKTFQTLAESRNLDEFASRLNSTSYSDYIRKIPKPYTSNNIEISFRGKQAELYYMMMSSVGGSNLLMAYYYKFIFKNLKNILKGKILGKTQSQIESTIGLRAEELIQRRDVTLKALTSKNIEEVISNFKSYNFGNDVEKAIMLYNDLGEIGVVDTYLDKILYQNLADSIKSKADLNLLKLFGTELDLYNITNIVRGKFWNLDEQSINDLLVSHTSSTSDELLSKMISAENLKSSFMELSKTKFSEIIPSEADDIVMINEFERKFDLFLYDSLLKEFANMFKLSTVVSVVRLYDYEIRNLSSISYAVENNISSDLVMSKVITSS, from the coding sequence GTGACATACGCTACTGTTAAGGCATATAGTCTAAAGGGTAAACTACTTTCTAAAAAAACATTTCAAACATTGGCAGAATCTAGAAATCTTGATGAATTTGCAAGTCGATTAAACAGTACTTCGTATTCTGATTATATTCGAAAAATTCCAAAACCATACACATCAAATAACATTGAAATTAGTTTTAGGGGAAAACAAGCTGAGCTGTATTATATGATGATGAGTTCAGTTGGTGGTTCAAATTTACTTATGGCATATTATTACAAATTTATTTTTAAAAATTTAAAAAATATTCTTAAAGGAAAAATTCTAGGAAAGACTCAATCTCAAATAGAATCTACTATCGGATTAAGGGCAGAGGAATTAATTCAACGAAGAGATGTGACGCTCAAAGCTTTAACTTCAAAAAATATTGAAGAAGTAATTAGTAATTTTAAATCATACAATTTTGGAAATGATGTTGAAAAAGCAATTATGCTTTACAATGATTTAGGAGAAATTGGTGTAGTTGATACGTATCTTGACAAAATTCTATATCAAAATCTAGCTGATAGTATTAAAAGTAAGGCTGATCTAAATTTATTAAAATTATTTGGTACTGAATTAGATTTGTATAACATCACAAATATTGTGCGTGGAAAATTTTGGAATTTAGATGAACAATCAATTAACGATCTATTGGTTTCTCATACTTCCAGTACTAGTGATGAATTATTATCTAAGATGATTTCCGCTGAAAATCTTAAAAGTAGTTTTATGGAATTATCTAAAACAAAATTTTCTGAAATTATTCCTTCTGAGGCCGATGACATTGTAATGATAAATGAATTTGAAAGAAAATTTGATCTCTTTTTGTATGATTCATTACTAAAAGAATTTGCAAATATGTTCAAATTATCCACTGTGGTTTCTGTTGTGAGATTATATGATTATGAAATTAGAAATTTATCTTCCATCTCATATGCTGTAGAAAATAATATTTCCAGTGATCTTGTTATGTCCAAAGTTATTACTTCTTCATAA
- a CDS encoding cold-shock protein produces the protein MEQGTVKWFNRTKGFGFIEREGGDDMFVHKSDVDGFINEGDKVEFEIGEGQKGPAAQKVKKLE, from the coding sequence ATGGAACAAGGTACCGTAAAATGGTTTAACCGTACTAAGGGCTTTGGTTTTATCGAAAGAGAAGGTGGCGACGATATGTTCGTACACAAATCTGACGTTGATGGATTCATCAATGAAGGCGATAAAGTCGAGTTTGAAATCGGAGAAGGCCAAAAAGGCCCAGCAGCACAAAAAGTCAAAAAATTAGAGTAG
- a CDS encoding translation initiation factor eIF-1A: protein MGKRQVKNESALKEIRLPEEGELFGRVLKMMGGENVMIKCDDNVTRRGRIRGKLKRRVWIRDNDIVIIAPWDFNESERGDIVWRFTLPQVEWLKDNGHIAKDF from the coding sequence GTGGGTAAGCGTCAAGTAAAAAATGAAAGTGCACTAAAAGAAATTCGTCTTCCTGAAGAAGGTGAATTGTTTGGTAGAGTGTTAAAAATGATGGGTGGAGAAAATGTCATGATTAAATGTGATGATAATGTTACCCGAAGGGGTAGAATAAGAGGCAAACTAAAACGAAGAGTTTGGATTAGAGATAATGATATTGTAATTATTGCTCCATGGGATTTCAATGAATCTGAACGTGGGGACATTGTCTGGAGATTTACTTTGCCACAAGTAGAATGGCTAAAAGATAATGGTCATATTGCAAAAGATTTCTAG
- a CDS encoding YkgJ family cysteine cluster protein: MDFRCVEECSDCCVQREYYPTKQFGKIGVLILPNEKEKIEKFAKDNKIEIKILPRIGVSENPNQIPTKILAYQLMGIEENGNTCPFLDTESGKKSTHGGYPCKIYKSKPLACSAYPLIESNPITLDEKCKFCKECGTANQNLEFETESLLKIKEIMQTNANHIWRYATGIGEKEDKEIIKTGWILEEGI, encoded by the coding sequence ATGGATTTTAGATGTGTTGAAGAATGCTCAGATTGTTGTGTTCAAAGAGAATATTATCCAACAAAACAATTTGGAAAAATAGGAGTGCTAATTCTACCAAATGAAAAAGAGAAAATAGAAAAATTTGCAAAAGATAATAAAATTGAAATTAAGATTTTGCCAAGAATAGGAGTTTCAGAAAACCCAAACCAAATTCCTACAAAAATTTTGGCGTATCAATTAATGGGTATCGAAGAAAATGGTAACACATGTCCTTTTTTAGATACTGAAAGTGGTAAAAAATCAACTCACGGAGGATATCCTTGTAAAATATACAAAAGTAAACCACTAGCATGTAGTGCCTATCCATTAATTGAATCAAATCCAATAACACTGGATGAAAAGTGTAAATTTTGTAAAGAATGTGGAACTGCAAATCAAAACTTAGAGTTTGAGACAGAATCATTATTAAAAATTAAAGAAATCATGCAAACAAATGCAAATCACATTTGGAGATATGCAACTGGAATTGGGGAAAAAGAAGATAAAGAAATAATCAAGACAGGTTGGATTTTAGAAGAAGGAATTTAG
- a CDS encoding alcohol dehydrogenase, translated as MKAARIIEPDKPLELHQVEISDPTGTEVLLKVVSTGVCHSDLHLWEGGYDTGDGFMKVTDRGVKFPVTPGHEVVGIVEKIGDSVNDVKIGDTVLVYPWIGCAKCPTCEKGDTNLCETPKSLGVFQDGGYAEKVIVPDYKFLANIGSVDPDSASSLACSGLTAYTAIKKALVNNPESILIVGAGGLGLMGVQIAHHMAKCKIICADIDDEKLKTAKELGATDVINTKESDASQKIMSICNEKGVDSIVDFVNAPPTVKLDLSVVRKRGNIILVGLFGGSVDLPLVSVPLKAITIQGAYTGNYKDMVELIELAKQGVINPIVSKHYTLDEATGALDDLKNRKILGRAVINP; from the coding sequence GTGAAAGCAGCACGAATAATTGAACCTGATAAACCACTTGAACTACATCAAGTTGAAATTTCCGATCCTACAGGAACTGAAGTATTGCTCAAAGTTGTCTCTACAGGAGTCTGTCATAGTGATCTTCATCTTTGGGAAGGTGGATATGATACAGGTGATGGATTCATGAAAGTTACAGATAGAGGTGTAAAATTCCCTGTTACTCCTGGTCATGAAGTTGTTGGTATTGTTGAAAAAATTGGTGACTCTGTAAATGATGTGAAAATTGGTGATACTGTCTTAGTTTACCCTTGGATTGGATGTGCAAAATGTCCAACTTGTGAAAAAGGAGATACAAATTTGTGTGAAACTCCTAAATCATTAGGTGTTTTCCAAGATGGAGGATATGCTGAAAAAGTTATTGTTCCTGATTACAAATTTTTAGCAAATATTGGTAGTGTGGATCCTGATTCTGCATCTTCATTAGCATGCTCTGGATTAACTGCTTACACTGCAATCAAAAAAGCTTTAGTAAATAATCCTGAATCAATTTTAATTGTTGGTGCAGGTGGTCTGGGTTTGATGGGTGTTCAGATAGCACACCACATGGCAAAATGTAAAATCATTTGTGCCGATATTGATGATGAGAAATTAAAAACTGCAAAAGAATTGGGTGCAACTGATGTAATTAATACGAAAGAAAGTGATGCATCACAAAAAATAATGTCTATTTGTAATGAAAAAGGTGTTGATAGTATAGTTGACTTTGTCAATGCACCTCCAACTGTAAAACTTGATTTATCCGTAGTTAGAAAACGTGGAAATATTATCTTAGTTGGCTTGTTTGGTGGTTCTGTAGATTTACCTTTAGTATCTGTGCCATTAAAGGCAATAACAATCCAAGGTGCTTATACTGGAAACTATAAAGATATGGTTGAATTAATTGAACTTGCAAAACAAGGTGTCATCAATCCAATTGTATCTAAACATTATACTTTAGATGAAGCAACTGGTGCTTTAGATGATCTAAAGAATAGAAAAATTTTAGGACGTGCAGTAATTAATCCTTAA
- a CDS encoding chromosome segregation protein ScpA, with translation MSDPQTPNSISQEPVNILFSPSSVIKKDVWEIDLIQILNLLIKILEKTGKKDLKVAGMAALSSSLIYRMKVESIFALQRAAMEKKPTTQRTDVDIELIDIPYRHESTYPVSLDDLLGLLQNLIGTIANPQSRRNKKLDIEPIEAPDFQEYFISLESIIGKYEELIMKKIASKKFGLLQEIIVDLDQVDSIRCFFAALFLARDQKVDLEQQNDDIKIILMDNQPEVENV, from the coding sequence GTGAGTGATCCACAAACACCAAACAGTATTTCTCAAGAACCAGTAAATATCCTATTCAGTCCCTCATCAGTAATTAAAAAAGATGTTTGGGAAATAGATTTAATTCAGATTTTGAATTTATTAATTAAAATTCTTGAAAAAACTGGGAAAAAAGATCTCAAAGTTGCAGGAATGGCAGCACTATCATCATCATTAATTTACAGAATGAAAGTAGAAAGTATTTTTGCATTACAAAGGGCAGCAATGGAGAAAAAACCAACTACACAGAGAACGGACGTAGATATTGAATTAATTGATATTCCTTATAGACATGAATCAACATATCCAGTTTCATTAGATGACTTGTTAGGACTATTGCAAAACCTAATTGGAACAATTGCAAATCCACAATCACGAAGAAATAAAAAATTAGATATCGAACCAATTGAAGCACCTGATTTTCAAGAATACTTCATTTCATTAGAAAGCATTATTGGAAAATATGAAGAATTGATTATGAAAAAAATTGCAAGTAAGAAATTCGGATTACTACAAGAAATTATTGTAGATTTGGATCAAGTTGATTCTATAAGGTGTTTCTTTGCCGCATTATTTTTAGCAAGAGACCAAAAGGTAGATTTAGAGCAACAAAACGATGATATCAAAATCATACTCATGGACAATCAACCAGAAGTAGAAAATGTCTAA
- the scpB gene encoding SMC-Scp complex subunit ScpB, which yields MVRVEDITEATARIEAALYSAGRPLRIEDIVRASGTESRTKTLDLLETIMKKTKTAFKALEIVILPDGTYVMQLKPEYSSTVKRYASKPVLPNATLKTLSYIAYMQPIASKQLVETRGSGVYAHLKELRQLDYITHQNVGRLKIYTTTEKFQKYFGIKGDVEDLKSRLFSKVRKTASKGQTNSSPQITAESK from the coding sequence ATGGTAAGAGTTGAAGACATAACTGAAGCAACTGCAAGAATTGAGGCAGCCCTATATTCAGCTGGAAGACCACTTAGAATAGAAGACATCGTCAGAGCATCAGGCACAGAATCAAGAACAAAAACTTTAGATTTACTTGAAACCATTATGAAAAAAACAAAAACAGCATTCAAAGCATTAGAAATTGTTATTTTACCAGATGGAACATATGTAATGCAATTAAAACCAGAATACAGTTCCACAGTTAAAAGATATGCATCAAAACCAGTTTTACCAAATGCAACATTGAAGACATTATCATACATCGCATACATGCAACCAATTGCATCAAAACAACTTGTAGAAACAAGAGGTTCAGGTGTTTATGCACACCTTAAAGAACTAAGACAATTAGATTACATTACTCATCAAAATGTAGGTAGATTGAAAATTTATACAACTACTGAAAAATTCCAAAAATATTTTGGAATTAAAGGGGATGTTGAAGATCTTAAATCAAGATTATTTTCAAAAGTAAGAAAAACTGCAAGTAAAGGTCAAACAAACAGCTCACCACAAATCACAGCAGAAAGTAAATAG
- a CDS encoding 30S ribosomal protein S8e, with the protein MRKSVENLATSKITGGRRSPLRIRRKYETDRYPNEAVNGAQVTVTRRVRGSNNKVALKSIDFVNLATGDSKVIKSKIIKVLDNATNNDYRRRGIISKGAILETKEGKCKVVSKPGQTGIANAILLKE; encoded by the coding sequence GTGAGAAAATCAGTAGAGAATTTAGCAACCAGTAAAATTACTGGAGGACGAAGAAGTCCACTCAGAATTAGAAGAAAGTATGAAACTGATAGATATCCAAATGAAGCAGTTAACGGAGCTCAAGTAACAGTAACTAGACGAGTTCGCGGAAGTAACAACAAAGTTGCACTAAAATCAATTGATTTTGTTAATTTAGCAACAGGTGACTCCAAAGTAATTAAATCAAAAATTATCAAAGTTTTAGATAATGCTACAAACAATGATTATAGAAGAAGAGGAATAATTAGCAAGGGTGCAATTCTTGAAACAAAAGAAGGTAAATGCAAAGTTGTTTCCAAACCAGGACAAACTGGAATAGCAAACGCAATTTTACTTAAGGAATAA
- a CDS encoding signal recognition particle subunit SRP19/SEC65 family protein: protein MDYFNKNLKKSKGRRLGLEKCIFDPSLKELIDATKSAGYEIAESEEKVRFPRRPFVRSGYVVLPKGSSKTIILNKISEKLVSKRAKQTK from the coding sequence TTGGATTATTTTAATAAAAATTTAAAAAAATCAAAAGGTAGAAGATTAGGATTAGAAAAATGTATTTTTGATCCTTCTCTAAAAGAACTAATCGATGCTACAAAATCAGCTGGTTATGAAATTGCAGAATCAGAAGAGAAGGTAAGATTTCCAAGAAGACCGTTTGTAAGGTCAGGGTATGTTGTGTTGCCAAAAGGATCCTCTAAGACAATAATTCTTAACAAAATTTCAGAAAAACTTGTTTCAAAAAGAGCCAAGCAAACAAAATAA
- a CDS encoding H/ACA ribonucleoprotein complex subunit GAR1 has protein sequence MQEVGEIMHLAGSGRVIVQLSKELVEGQILCDNKGTRVAKVMELIGPIKRPFASATPLTNSINKFVGKQVFIFDQTTASKPKKFRRKRR, from the coding sequence TTGCAGGAGGTAGGCGAAATAATGCACCTAGCCGGTAGTGGCAGGGTAATCGTTCAACTTTCAAAAGAATTAGTTGAAGGACAGATACTCTGTGACAACAAAGGAACTAGAGTTGCAAAAGTAATGGAATTAATTGGTCCAATAAAAAGGCCGTTTGCATCAGCAACGCCCTTAACAAATAGTATAAACAAATTTGTTGGAAAACAAGTTTTCATTTTTGACCAAACTACTGCAAGTAAACCAAAAAAATTTAGGAGAAAAAGAAGATGA
- a CDS encoding transcription initiation factor IIB: MNILQTENCPECKSSLIDDMQNGEIICSGCGVVVDDQITDSGPETISSNLEDKMKLARATGQTTYSQHDLGITTEISISAKDFSGKRINHEVANQMNHLRKWQQRVRVSTPKERRLASVLAKMGETCESLNLSKNVLETTSMIYRNLDGHMDVKGKSVVCITAATIYMACKQCDVVRSLEEICREIVPAKDVKSKTKLAARYYRTMVMEMGAIKAPVLTMDKYISKIANMTQTEVRVERLALEIAEKTKDNSISDGKSPNGIAAAYLYVSSVLLGQNVLQRDVSSIAGVTEVTIRNRCKEILTNHKLKITLRPSLAKY; the protein is encoded by the coding sequence ATGAACATATTACAAACCGAAAACTGTCCAGAATGCAAATCATCATTGATTGATGATATGCAAAATGGCGAAATAATCTGTTCTGGTTGTGGAGTAGTTGTCGATGACCAGATTACAGATAGTGGTCCAGAAACAATAAGTTCGAATCTCGAAGACAAAATGAAGCTTGCAAGAGCAACAGGACAAACAACCTATTCTCAACACGATTTGGGAATAACAACTGAGATTTCAATTAGTGCAAAAGACTTCAGTGGAAAAAGGATTAATCACGAAGTTGCAAACCAAATGAATCATCTCAGAAAATGGCAACAAAGAGTAAGAGTATCAACACCAAAAGAAAGACGACTCGCAAGTGTTTTAGCAAAAATGGGCGAAACATGTGAATCACTTAATCTTTCAAAAAATGTGTTGGAAACAACTTCAATGATCTATAGAAATTTAGACGGACACATGGATGTCAAAGGAAAATCAGTTGTATGCATTACAGCAGCAACAATCTACATGGCATGCAAACAATGCGATGTGGTAAGATCATTAGAAGAAATTTGCCGAGAAATTGTTCCAGCAAAAGATGTTAAATCAAAAACAAAACTTGCAGCAAGATATTACAGAACCATGGTAATGGAAATGGGTGCAATTAAAGCTCCAGTACTTACTATGGACAAATACATCTCAAAGATAGCAAACATGACACAAACAGAGGTTAGAGTAGAAAGACTAGCCTTAGAAATTGCAGAAAAGACAAAAGACAACAGTATTTCAGATGGAAAATCTCCAAATGGAATTGCTGCAGCATATCTTTATGTCTCATCAGTACTACTTGGACAAAATGTACTACAAAGAGACGTTTCAAGTATTGCAGGAGTAACAGAAGTCACTATCAGAAATAGATGTAAAGAGATTCTAACAAATCATAAACTCAAAATTACTTTGAGACCTTCTCTGGCCAAATATTAA
- the sufC gene encoding Fe-S cluster assembly ATPase SufC, translating into MVVLEIKDLHVSREGKEILKGVNLKTGPGEVHAIMGPNGSGKSTLSYTLLAHPKYEVTKGDILLDGESILDLTADERAKKGLFLAFQYPTEVSGVGFSHFLRTAYNSLSKAMEGDDREVFITVREFQKYLKENLEKVGLREEFLSRYLNEGFSGGEKKRAEVLQMAVLKPKISILDEPDSGLDIDAVQSVAQAISKVSTKDATVIIITHYARILKFLDKLDYVHVFAQGKVLETGDASLADKLEAEGYEWALEKAA; encoded by the coding sequence ATGGTAGTATTAGAAATCAAAGATCTACACGTATCTAGAGAAGGTAAAGAAATTCTAAAAGGAGTCAACCTAAAAACAGGTCCTGGGGAAGTACATGCAATTATGGGACCAAACGGTTCAGGAAAAAGTACATTATCTTATACATTATTAGCACATCCAAAATACGAAGTCACAAAAGGAGACATTCTATTAGACGGAGAAAGCATTTTAGATTTAACAGCAGATGAAAGAGCTAAAAAAGGATTATTTTTAGCATTTCAATATCCCACTGAAGTTTCAGGGGTAGGATTCTCACATTTCTTAAGAACAGCATATAATTCTCTTAGTAAAGCAATGGAAGGTGATGATAGAGAAGTATTCATCACAGTAAGAGAATTCCAAAAATATCTAAAAGAAAATTTAGAAAAAGTTGGGTTAAGAGAAGAGTTTCTTTCCAGATATCTTAATGAGGGATTTTCAGGAGGGGAGAAAAAACGTGCAGAGGTTTTACAGATGGCAGTCTTAAAACCTAAAATTTCAATTCTAGACGAACCAGATTCAGGATTAGACATAGATGCAGTTCAATCAGTAGCTCAAGCAATCAGTAAAGTTTCAACAAAAGATGCAACAGTAATAATCATCACACACTATGCTAGAATTTTGAAATTCTTAGATAAATTAGATTATGTTCACGTATTTGCTCAAGGCAAAGTACTTGAAACAGGCGATGCATCTCTTGCAGACAAACTAGAAGCCGAAGGTTACGAATGGGCTTTAGAAAAAGCAGCATAA
- a CDS encoding chlorite dismutase family protein yields MSENSEQYFFNFSFFKVDPKWRWMADLAKEESAKEVENIISNSGIMFRSYSNLGLRDDADFLFWFAAKTVEEIQIVIEKLYKTVFGKYIIASMTYLSCTRPSLYVKDQKALGFMTGNNPKKHVIVYPFTKTREWYLLPKEKRQEIMDEHIEVSKKYPQIVLNTTYSFGIHDEDFMLAFEVDEIRDFQDLIMDLRETQVSTYVKNDIPMIVCVKKDIIPLITSLG; encoded by the coding sequence ATGTCAGAAAATAGTGAACAATACTTTTTTAATTTTTCATTTTTCAAAGTTGATCCTAAATGGAGATGGATGGCAGATTTAGCAAAAGAAGAATCAGCAAAAGAAGTAGAAAATATCATTAGCAATTCAGGCATCATGTTTAGATCATATTCAAATTTAGGATTAAGAGACGATGCAGATTTTTTATTTTGGTTTGCAGCTAAAACAGTAGAAGAAATTCAAATCGTAATTGAAAAATTATACAAAACAGTATTTGGAAAATACATTATTGCATCAATGACATATTTGTCATGTACTAGACCATCACTTTATGTAAAAGATCAAAAAGCATTAGGTTTCATGACAGGAAATAATCCAAAAAAACATGTCATTGTCTACCCATTTACAAAGACAAGAGAATGGTATCTATTACCAAAAGAGAAACGTCAAGAAATAATGGATGAGCATATTGAAGTAAGTAAAAAATATCCACAAATAGTACTCAACACAACTTATTCATTTGGAATACATGACGAAGATTTCATGCTAGCCTTTGAAGTGGATGAAATCAGAGATTTCCAAGATTTGATCATGGATTTAAGAGAAACACAAGTTTCAACATATGTAAAAAATGATATTCCAATGATTGTATGTGTAAAAAAAGACATTATCCCACTAATTACTAGTTTAGGCTAA
- a CDS encoding aldo/keto reductase, translated as MNYNKLGKTDIEVSELGFGAWSIALDWWGKKIEEDEAKRMLKKAYDLGINFFETGDMYGKGKSERLIGEVFKDMRDEVVLSTKYGYDFSEVEQIGHAELPQKFDEDFTRKALRNSLERLQTDHLDMYGLHNPKLNHIRDDSIFNLLDSFVEDKSINTYQVALGPAIGWTQEGLEAMDRPNVSAVQTVYNILEQTPGNELMKKAQEKDVGILVRVPEASGILTGKVNAETKIDEKDHRSVRKGEWIKASLEKVEKLKPIAERNDLTITELSMKFIMSKKGFASVFPTVVSEEEIVNYVEMTKGGYVSVSDMKEIEELYNTWPSYELKATPQTS; from the coding sequence TTGAATTACAATAAACTTGGAAAAACAGACATCGAAGTATCAGAGTTAGGTTTTGGTGCATGGTCAATTGCACTAGATTGGTGGGGTAAGAAAATTGAAGAAGATGAAGCAAAAAGAATGTTAAAAAAAGCATATGATTTAGGAATCAATTTTTTTGAGACTGGAGATATGTATGGAAAAGGAAAAAGTGAAAGACTGATTGGGGAAGTTTTCAAAGATATGAGAGATGAAGTCGTACTATCTACAAAGTACGGTTATGATTTCTCAGAAGTTGAACAAATTGGGCATGCAGAATTACCTCAAAAATTTGATGAAGATTTTACTAGAAAGGCATTAAGAAATAGTTTAGAAAGATTACAAACTGATCATTTAGACATGTACGGACTACATAATCCAAAATTAAACCACATTAGAGATGATTCTATTTTCAATTTGCTAGATAGTTTTGTCGAAGATAAATCAATTAACACATATCAAGTAGCTTTAGGTCCTGCAATTGGATGGACACAAGAGGGCTTAGAAGCAATGGATAGACCGAACGTTAGCGCAGTTCAAACAGTTTACAATATTTTAGAACAAACTCCAGGAAATGAATTAATGAAAAAAGCACAAGAAAAAGATGTAGGAATTCTTGTCAGAGTTCCAGAAGCATCAGGAATACTTACAGGAAAAGTAAATGCAGAAACAAAAATTGATGAAAAAGATCACAGATCAGTACGAAAAGGAGAATGGATTAAAGCATCATTAGAAAAAGTTGAAAAATTAAAACCAATTGCAGAAAGAAATGATTTAACAATTACAGAACTATCAATGAAATTCATCATGTCAAAGAAAGGATTTGCATCAGTGTTTCCAACAGTAGTAAGTGAAGAAGAGATTGTAAATTATGTTGAGATGACAAAAGGAGGATATGTTTCAGTGTCAGATATGAAAGAAATTGAGGAATTATACAATACCTGGCCATCTTATGAATTAAAAGCAACTCCACAAACAAGCTAA
- a CDS encoding Lrp/AsnC family transcriptional regulator produces the protein MSSLGESDKELLNEIQWTFPLVTRPFDAIAKKFDTTPEIIKEKLNHLKEIGVLRQLSAIFDTRKLGYTSSLVAMEIEHDKLDYVASQINRHPGVSHNYERDHQFNLWFTLAVPPGADLKTELEKFNVLKGIKKVRMLPTLQLFKIGVKLDMVDDKKHDVAPTEEKKEIKNVKFEPTEQDKDFIRELQKDMEIIDEPFVKAANNLGITEDELFAKMKHYEGIGVLRRFAAILRHRQVGFTANGMIVWKVPEDRITSVGETLGSFPQVSHCYERPTYDDWPYNVFSMIHCKTQDEANDVAKTIQNQINVDEFRILFSSREFKKTRVEYFVENSFSLEDAATS, from the coding sequence TTGTCTTCTTTAGGCGAATCTGATAAGGAACTTCTAAATGAAATTCAATGGACTTTTCCTTTAGTTACTAGGCCATTTGATGCTATTGCTAAAAAATTTGATACTACACCTGAAATTATTAAAGAAAAATTAAACCATTTGAAAGAAATTGGTGTTTTAAGACAACTAAGTGCAATATTTGATACACGAAAACTAGGCTATACTAGTTCATTAGTTGCAATGGAGATTGAACATGATAAATTAGATTATGTAGCTTCACAAATTAATCGCCATCCTGGTGTTAGTCATAACTATGAACGTGATCATCAATTCAATCTTTGGTTCACTTTAGCAGTTCCTCCAGGAGCTGATTTGAAAACAGAACTTGAAAAATTCAATGTATTGAAAGGAATTAAAAAAGTTAGGATGCTTCCAACATTACAATTATTCAAAATTGGTGTTAAGCTTGACATGGTTGATGACAAAAAACATGATGTTGCACCAACTGAAGAAAAAAAAGAAATTAAAAATGTTAAATTTGAACCTACTGAACAAGATAAAGATTTTATCCGTGAATTACAAAAGGATATGGAAATAATTGATGAACCTTTTGTAAAAGCAGCAAATAATCTTGGAATAACTGAAGATGAGTTATTTGCAAAAATGAAACACTACGAGGGTATTGGCGTTTTACGAAGATTTGCAGCTATCCTTAGACATCGTCAAGTTGGATTTACTGCAAATGGTATGATAGTTTGGAAGGTTCCTGAAGATAGAATTACTTCAGTTGGTGAGACCCTGGGTTCATTTCCTCAAGTTAGTCATTGCTATGAGCGTCCTACTTATGATGATTGGCCATATAATGTATTTTCAATGATTCATTGTAAAACCCAAGATGAGGCAAATGATGTTGCTAAAACCATTCAAAATCAAATCAATGTTGATGAATTTAGAATTTTATTTAGTTCACGTGAATTCAAAAAAACTCGTGTTGAATATTTTGTAGAAAATTCTTTTAGTTTAGAAGACGCAGCTACTTCTTAA